In Trichlorobacter lovleyi, the DNA window AACGGGTCGGCACCGCCAGCAGCAGTCCCCCTGCCAGCCCCCCCAGCAGCAGCCTGCGCTGCGGCAGAACCGGTTCGGACAGCTGCAGCGGCCACGACGGCCGGAAGCTGATCCGCTGGTTGGGGCAGCCCTGCTCACACTCCATGCAGAGGATACACTCCTCCCGGTTCAGGCCGCCCTGATCAAAGGTCGTCGGGCAGAGTTCACGGCACTGGCCGCAATCGCCACACAGACCCGGTGGAATCCGTTTGAAGGGGGAGAAGCGCCCCAACCAGCCCAGCAGGGTGCCCAGCGGGCAGAGATGACGGCACCAGGCCCGGGTCTCCAGCCGTTCCAGCAGGATGATCAGCACCAGCAGTAGTGCAGAGACAAAGGCCAGGGGATAGAGGGTCTCACGGAATGGCAGCAGGTAGTTCTTCAGCAGGCCATAGGCAGGCGCCAGACTGTCGCGCTGTTCACCGATCAGCCCGTACAGGCGTACCCAGCCTTCACGGGCGGTCAGCCCCAGCAGGGGATAGAAAAAGAAGGTCATCCCCCGCAGCAGGATGGCGATCGGATCAAGCAGCCCGGCCAGATTCAGGTTAAACAGCGAGGCAGACAACAGCGGCAGCAGCAACCAGTACTTCAGGTTGCCAGCCAGCCAGGGGACCGGCCTGGTGGAGCGTTGTTTGGGCGTCAGCAGATCCAGCAGGGTCCCCAGCGGACAGATCCAGCCGCAAAAGAAACGCCCCAGCAGCAGAGTGGCCAGTGTCATCAGAACCGCAGGCAGCAAAAGCCAGGTCCAGCTCTTGGCTGCCAGCAGGTAGCTGAACAGCACCAGCGGGTCAGCCCGGAAGAAGGAGTTGACCGCGGCATTGATCTGGTCATGGCCACGATACTCGGTCTGCAGGAACAGCAACAGAAACAGTGCCAGGAACAGCAGCTGGCTTATGCGGGCCTTGGTCGCTTTCACCAATCAGGCCTTAACCACCTTGATCCGGTCCAGATTCATCTGGCCCAGACCGCGCTTATGGGCCGCAACCGTCACCGCAATATCAGCCGGTTTCAGACCAAACAGGGTGGTGGCATAGGCGTCGGCGGCCACGATATCGGCTGAGGCGATCACCTTGTTCAGCACCTTGACATCGGCAAGGTTTCCCCCCTGGGGGCCGTGGGCCGTCAGGATCCTGGTGGCATCAATGATGGTCAGGTGGCTGCGCAGGTGACTGTTCACATCGGCCAGGGCCACCGCAAGGTTGCGATGGGTAAAGCCGCGGTTGCCCCCCATCACCCCCATGATGTTTTTCAGCCCCAGGGTCAGCCTGGACAGACCGTGGTGCTTGGCCACCGGCAGGTTGATAAAGACATTGGCAGCCAGCGCCTCATCATACAACTCCCACTCCTTCAGGAACTGCCCCTTCAAGGCGGTCATCCTGAACCGCTCCGGTTCAATCTGTTTGCACTCCACCCCTTTGAGCCCCTTCAGCGCCTTTTCAATACCGCTGTTCACATAGCAACGCCGCGGATCATTGCAGGTATGGTCAAAGACCTTGACCTTTCTGGCACCGGCTGCCAGACACTCCTCCACCACGGCCCGCACCACCAGCGGGTGGCTGTTGGCGGCAAACTCCGGCGAGCGATCCCAGCCCATGTTGGGCTTGACCACCACCAGATCCCCTGCCTTGACATAACGCTTCATCCCCCCCACGGCGTTAATCGCCTTGCGGGTTATGGCCGGGTAGTCCGTCCCTTCGGCCACCGCCACCAGCGACATCTCCGTTGCAGCCAGCAGTTCCTGCACCAGCACCGGTGCCAGCACCGTTGCTGCCCCTGCGCTCTTGATAAAGGTACGGCGATCCATGGTCACCTCCGACAATCGGTAATTGATTCCAGTCTACCCCTGTTAGCGATGAAATCAAGACAGAAACAAGGCGGCATGACTGGAGGTAAACTGCGGCGGGTCACGCCGGATGATCGCCGCTATTTCAGGGAGGACGGCTGAACTCCTGGCACAGGTCGCCGTGCTGGGCTACCCCCTGCTCCTGGCAGCATCAGACCTACCTCCGCCAGTTGCAAAGCCGCATTACCCTGCTATACTTCTGCTCTAACATTCACAACACCTCATGAGAGGGCGCAAAGGAGAGAGCATTATGACCAATCAGGAAAGACCCTGGAGCCCCTACCTGGCAGGGGCGCTGTCCGGCCTGGTGAGTATCGGCTCGGTCTGGTTCGTGGGCAAGTATTTCGGCGCCTCCACCACCTTTGTCCGCACCGCCGGCCTGCTTGAAAAAACGATCAGCCCGGAGCGGGTGGCCCAGATGGAGTACTTTCTGAAGGAGGTGCCCAAGGTGGATTGGCAGACCATGTTTGTGGTCGGCATCTTTGCCGGCGCCCTGATCGCCTCCATCAGGGACGCCTCGTTCCGTTACCAGGCGGTGCCGCCGCTCTGGGAGCGCCGGTTTGGTCCGAGCGTCATCAAACGGGGCGTTGTTGCCTTCCTGGGGGGCACCGTCGCCATGTTCGGAGCACGGCTTGCCGATGGCTGACCGAGCGGTCACGGGCTGAGCGGTTCGCTCCAGCTAGCGGTAAGCGGTTACATCTCACTGGCCTGCTTCTTCATCGGCGGCATCATCATGGCGCGGATGCTGTACGGCGGAGGTGACCAATGAATGATCTCTTCTACGGCCTGATCACCGGCCTGCTGTTTGGCTTTTTGCTGCAAAAGGGACGGGTGCTGCGCTACGACAAGCAGCTGGGCGCTCTGCTGCTCAAAGATATGACCATCATCAAGTTCATGCTCTCCAGCGTCATCGTCGCCATGGTGGGCACCTACCTGCTGCTCGACCTGGGCCTGGTCAAGCTCTCGATCAAGACCACCATCCTGGGGGCCAACATCATCGGCGGCATCACCTTCGGCCTGGGCTGGGGGCTATTGGGCTACTGCCCCGGCACCTCGGCCGGTGCCTTGGGCGAAGGGCGCTGGGACGCCCTGTGGGGCATTGCCGGCATGTTGCTGGGGGCGGCCCTGTACGCCGAGGCCTTCCCGGCCATGAAGGCCACCGTGCTGACCTGGGGCAACCTGGGCAAGATCACCCTGCCGCAGGTGCTGGGGGTCAACCACTGGCTGATCATCGTCCCCCTGGTGGCAGGCACCCTGCTGCTGTTCCGCTGGCTTGAAAAGAAGGGACTGTAAACATTCGCACCATGACAACAGGGCGCGCGCAGGTGAGGCATGAATGACGAAAACAAAAACATAATTCAGTTCTTAAAACAGTTTGATCATGTGATCATACTGATCATCACCTGTGCAATGGCATTGGTGCTGATACTGGCGACGCTCGACCTGCTCTGGCTGATCGCCAAAGACATCATTGAAAGCGGCCTGTTGCTCAAGATTGATCAACTACTGGAGATATTCGGTCTGTTCATGCTGGTATTGATCGGAGTTGAACTGTTCGAGAGCGTCTTTAAAAGCTATCTGCAACAGGAACACACGCTGCGGGTGGAACTGGTGATTGCCGTGGCGATCATTGCGGTCAGCAGAAAGGTCATCATCATCGACTGGAAAGAGTATGAAAGCAGCACCATGTTTGCCGCCGCCGCACTCATTATCAGCCTGTGCGCCGGTTTTTTCCTGATGCGTACCCGCCGTCAGCTGCCAGCTACAACCGAAGATCAGTCCTGACGCTGCTGCTGTGCATCTGCGGCAGTAGATGCGCAGCAGCAAAACAGCCCGGCATGGTTGGACGTGAATAGCGGCGGGTCACGCCGGATGATCGCTGAGATTTCAGGGGGACGGCTGAACTCCTGGCGCAGGAAACGCCGCACCTCTCCCCTGCCCCAGCCGGAGGGATGTCTGAATCCGGTATAGAGCGACAGATCTCCTTCATAAAACAGCTCGGTCTCGTATGCCGGCACCTCATCACCAAAGAGCGGCATGTTGAAGATCGCCAGATTCAGGAAGGTCAAGGCGGCATGGTGCTGCTGCACAAAGGCCAGGGTACGCCGGGCGGCAGCTTCATCCTCAGCCGGGGTGCCGAACAGCAGATAGCCATAGACCGCAATCCCCGCTGCCCGCAGGTTTTCCAGAATCAGCCCGGCCATCTCCAGCTCAATCCCCTTATGCAGACGGTCCAGCACCGCCTGATCACCGGACTCAATCCCCAGCTTCAGCATCACGCAGCCCGACTGTTTCAAGGCATGACAGAATTGCGGATCAGTCAACTGCCGTTCAAACCTGACAAAGCCGTACCAGGGGGCGCCTGGCGGCTGCCTGATCAGCCCCTGCAACAGGGCCGGGCTCAGGGCGTTATCCAGCAGATGCAGTGCTGTTGGCTGATACCGTTGCACCAACTGCTGCAGTTCAGCAAGTACCTGTGAGGTTGGCAGCGGCAGGTAACGGCTCCCCTCGGCCCGCTCCGGGCAGAAGGAGCAGCGGTTCCACCAGCAGCCGGACGCGGTGCTGTAGGGTAGGATCAGGCCGGGGCTCAGGTACTGCTGCAGCGGCAACTGCTGATAGTCAGGCAGGCTGTTGCAATACGACGTATTGTGTCCCAACAACTCCAGTAGCGGCCTTTCGCCGGGGCCACTGATCAGCTGATCGATCAGGTCGCCAAACGGATTCTGCCAATCCGGCCGCGACAGCCAGGAGGACACCAGACCGCCGCCAGCCACGATCATGATCTGCGGATACTGCTGCCGGATCAGACCGATCAGGCTGAAGCTGCAGAGGGCCTGGCTGAGAAAGTTGAGTGAGATGCCTACGGTGGAAATGCCATCCAGCAGCCCTGGCAGGCGCTCTTGAAAGAAGGGGAAGAACGGGCTCAGCTCAGGCCTGGCAGCGGCCTGCAGCAGATCCTTGCTGCGTACCGGCGTCAGATCGGCCTGGCGATAATCAGCCAGCCCGACCTCGGCCTGCAGCGGCTTGGCCGCCATCAGCAGCAGACGGTTCAGGTCATTGACCGCCGTGGCATAACGGCCGGGGTTGGCATAGGTCCGGCGATCCCGCAGGGCTGCCAGGTGGTTCTGGCGGCTGCGCCAGGCCCGCCCGGTCCAGGTATCATCTGCCTCTGGCTGCTGCTCCAGCAACCAGAGCTGCCCTTCCAAGTTCGCATCCCACAACCGGCAGGGGATCTTGTTGGCCTTAAGCACTCCGGCCAGCCGGGCGATCCCGGCCGGCGGCTCACAGGCCTTGGCAATGGGGGGGAAGATTAGCAGCACGATGCGGACTTACGGTTGCGGTCTGAGATCACGGATACGACTCCAGGACTTGAGCGATTGGTCGCCTGCATAAAGTAGCCTGTCCCCTTTTGGGGCCTCAGGTTGTTATTTGCACAGCTTTACGCCGCTGCATATGTGTTTTGCCGCCCCGCCCGGATCTTCTGACACCTTCTGGGGTGAGCCGTAATTGTACTGGCACACCTGTTTTGCGACACCGCCGCCGGCAAAACATAACACGCTGGCTGCCGGATTATCGCCCGATGCCTGCTCGCAGATAGTGCTGAAAAGACTGCCGAATGGGATGCAGCCCAACCCCTCCGGTATCGGCATGATCTCGATTGTCTTTTTGCTGAGCTCCTTACAGGAGCCGCAAAGAGGATGCAGATGTAAAATGTTTTCCGGTTCCATCTGGTCTTCCCCGGCGCTCCAAGAAACCTGAGGTGCAAAGCACAAACAGCATAACACAAGCAGACCCGCCATGAAATGTCGTCTCATTTTCCAGCCTCCCTTTCTCCTGATGTCATGCATCAATTGTGACATGGCGCCGGCACCTTCGACGGCTATTACTTCGGCAACTAAAACACAGCAACCCAATTTAGGGCACCTAACGGGGCGGGCGGTGAGCGGGTTCACCGCTCCACTGACCTGGTTGGGCATTATGGCTTCAGCGAGTACGTCGTAAGTGCGTCCGTGACGAATGAAGTGTTTGCCTCTTCACCGATGACATTACATCGATTGAGATCAACGGAGAATTTTCACAAACTGCGAGGAGTCCGGTTGCCAATGCCCATGTTCTTCATGAACTACCATTGCAACTTTCGACAGGCGATCAGGGCATCGTTGAAAGAACCACTTTTCGAATTTCTCGAGCGCTTCGTGGTACTCCAGTGGGGAGAAAGTTTTCGCGGCACCCATCGTAAAGTCGAATACAGGCATATTCTGCATTCTCCTCTGAAGTTGAGCCTCATTTAGGAACAGCATAGGGACTGCAGCTAGTTGTGCGTCCTCGGCGTGTTCCGGACTCAACTCTTGAAACTCGGCCTTCGCATGTGCGATCGAGTTTCTGACGCGAATGAGTGAGGCGAGACGCTCATACACAAAGTGCCGCTTGTTGATCGAGTACTTTCCTTCAGTCATCACCGGGACAACAATCAGCAGCTTCTTTGGTAAAGACAGTGAAATATACGCACCTGCCACTTCCTCTCCGTACTTCGAAAGCGTGTGGTGAAACAACGAATCGTTGAGCTTGGCCTCGAGGTACGCCGCACACATGATGACATACGGAACAACAAGGGTGTCAGGATCAGAGTCCGCCTGGTATCGTCCTCGCATCTTCTCAAGCACATGCCCAAGGGGGGTGCTCGCGTACGTGATGCGCGCGAACTTCCGTTTTGCCTTCGTAGAGTCAGTATTCATCAGTCATTGCCTCTTCAATGATTACGTCTTGAGGTGATTGCTTTCTCTTTATTGTAATTTCATCTTTGCACAACTCGCTATTGCCCGGTTCACGCACGTGAACCGCTCATCCTCCCACATGGAACAGTTCTTCAGCCTGCTTTAGGCAAACCTGCTGTCACAGTACCCACGCCAGCGAAGAGGAGCAGAGCAAGAAGAATAATGCGTCACCATGAAAATTCGAACGTGCAATCCGAATTTTCATGGCAAATGCTCAAATTGACGTTACTCACCCGTTACCATCCCCTCGGCCATGGCAAACTGCAGAAACTCCAGCGCCTCATCAGCAGGAATCCGCAACTGTTTGGCAATGACACCGGAGGTCCGGTTGCCATCCAACTCTTCAAGCAGGCGGAAGTAGGGCTTGATCAGCGATTCAGTACAGACCTCGCCGTGGGCCGGGTAGACGGCTGCCCAGGAGCCGGTCTGTTTCAGCTGTTTGGTGATCCAGGCCAGATCAGGTTCGCCGGAATCCAGAATATCCAGTATTTCATAGTGAAACGGCAGCAGGGTCAATGAGGAAGCGCGTATCAGCTTCATCTTCAGCAGATCAAGCTGTAGCAGCTGGTCATCATCCGGCGGGATCGGCGGCACCGCCATCAACGCCACACCGTAGGCATAGTGGTAATCCACGCAGTCCAGGGCAGCAGGCAGCAGTTTCTGGGCCTTACGCTCATCAAAGAGGTTGGTCAGGAATTGCCGTTGCAGTTGCCAGATCTGTTGGTCCTCCAACTCAGCCTCATCCGGCATACGGCCCATCCGCTGCTGCAACCAGTCGGCAAACCGTTCCAGCAGCTCCACCGGCTTCAACTTGAGCCCCCGCGCCACCCCGTTGAACCAGGCCACGGCCTTGCCGCGGGAGTAGAAGATGTCGCTGGCTGAACCGAGCTGACGCGCCCTGGCCATATCCGCCAGCGGGAATGTTGGTGATTCCAGCAGGGTGTAGGGGGGACCCGGCAGATGCCGCATGCCGATAGCGGCTGCCTTGTGGGCGACCTTGGTGCCGGGCAGCACGGCCAGCGGGAAGATATCCAGGTGGTTGGGGTAAAGCGACAGGGCAAAGTTGAGCCCTTCACGGAATTTGTCAAAACAATCGTCCGGCAGGCCGTAGATCAGGTCAAAACCAAAGGTGGCGCCGGAGTCATTCAGCAGCATCACCTTGGCAGTGAACTCGTCGCGGTTGAATGCTCTGCCCACCCCGCCGGCCACGGCCGGATCAGCGCTCTGCAGGCCGATCTGGACTGAGCAGGTCAGTTGCGCAAACAGCTGGGCCTGTTCCTTATCCAGCAGTTCATGGCGCACCTCAAAGTGGAAGTGCACACCCGGCGCAGTCTCACGAATCAGGCGCAGCAGGTGCTTGGCCCTTTTCTTGTCGGTGTTGAAGGTGGAATCCAGGGCAAAGATCTGGGAGGCACCGCGTTCCACCAGATAGGCCAGTTCCTGTTCCATCCGATCCAGCGGATAGCGCCGCACCTTGCGATCTCCCATACCATCATAGCAGAACTCGCAGGCATAGGGGCAGCCACGGGAGAGCTGCCAGACCATGCCGTTTTCAATATGCCGGTCCAGCAACCCCGCAAGATAGGGCGAAGGGAGCAGGGCAAGGTCTTCGATCTGCGCACGGGGAATCACCTGCAGCTCATCATTCATCAGTTGGGCGGTGCCGGGCAGTCCCTGCAGTGAGGCCCCGGCCAGGCGGCGTTCCAGCAGTTCGGCCGCAGTCAGCTCCCCCTCTCCCACCACCAGCAGGTCAAAGGGGGCCTCGGCCAGCAGGCGGGCCGGGTCAGCGGTGGCCTCAGGGCCGCCGGCAATCAGCAACAGATTTGGAAACTGCTGGCGCAATAACGTAATCAGTTTACAGCACTCCAGGCGGTTCCAGACATAGACCGGCAGGCCGACGATGTCAGGCTGTTGCTCTTTGATAGAGGCAACCAGTTGTTCTAAAGGAGTACCGCAGAAAAACTCGGCGCTGGTGACGGCGACCTTCCCCTGCAGGGCAGGAGACCGGTCCAGATAGGCCTTGAGAAAGGCAGCGGCAAGTGGCACGGCCTGGGCGGACGGCATGGCGTGAAGGGTAACAAGGTGTAAGTTCATGGCGGCTACAGTACACCAATCGGAAGGAAAGCTCCAGCACTCCGGTATGTTAAAGAGCTGCTGGACGGATGCTAATTCAATTGATGTTTCAAATATTTTTCTTTATTGTTTCAAGATTGAGAAACTGCCAAGGACAAATTTGATGCCCCTGCTTGACCATCCCATCATCGTAATCTCTGTCAATGATGACACCCGTGCGGCACTGGCCACAAGCCTGCACGCCTTTGACGTTGAGATTGCTACCTGCGCCACCTTTCTGGAGGCCGAAGATCTGGCACTCAAAAGTCTGTACTGCGGAATTCTGGTGGATCTCCCCTCCATCGTCAAGGCCAAGGGGGAGGAAAAGATCGTGGCCTGTTCCCTGACCGGCTTTTTCCCGACCCTGCGGGTACGGGTGATGGGAACCATGCTGATCCCGATGACCATGCCCGGCGCCGCAAAGCAGGAAAACAGTCTCAATGATTTCATCAACCGCGCCTGCTACAATTTTACCGCCCGTCAGCTCCGCGCCCACCACCGCCATGTCATCGGTATCTCAGTCGCCACCCGCTTCGGCGACACGGAAACCCGGGCCTTTACCCTGGATATCTCCTGGGGCGGCGCCTTCATTGTTGATTTCAACCCGGAACGTTTCTCCATCGGTGATGAACTGACCGTCTTCTTCCAGGAACCGGGCTGCGAGATCAAGGCAACGGTTCGCTGGAAGCAGTCCTGGGGCCTGCGTCACGCACCCGGCATCGGCGTGCATTTCCATGAGTTAACGCCATGCCTGAGCGAATTTCTGCTGCGGCTGCTGAAGCATGCCAAAGACCATGACCGCGACCGCCTGGTAGCCTGATAGTCGTTTCATACCAAAGCCCCCAACCGTTACGCCCATTGCAGATGGAGGTGATCCGTGTTCAGCAGAATCATCGCACTCTGTATTACCGCAGCAGGGCTGATCAGCGGCCAGTTGTCAGTTCCGGGACTGCAGCACTATAGCTTCACAGTAACTGAATCAAAAATCCTGCCGGGCAAGACCACGGATGCGAATCGTAACGCGACCGGCAGCGAGCAGGACCGGATTGGGCCTCTGACGCTGGTGGCCCTGAAATATCAGAACAATTACTGGGTTGATGGCCGCTTCAACCACAGCAGCTTTCCGGTTGAACTGGGCAGGGTCAGCGTTACCGGGCACAATCAGCGTTTTGATGCCTTCCGTCTTACTGAACCGCTCCACAAGGCTCGTAATTTTCTGGGTTCACACCACACCGTGTATTACCGTTTCCCTTCGAAATCACGATGGACAATCTACCGGCTGGATGACACAGGCGTCACACCAGTTAGCACGGTTACGGAAAATGAGATTATAGCGGGACAGGACACCCGGATAATGGGGCTGAGTGCCAGTAGCATCAAGGGCAGTGCCACCTACTTCCTTGCCCCGGCCCAAACCCGCATATCAAACTACCCCGAGCTTGACAGCAACCTAGAAGCGGCCAGCCTAACCGACACCCCCCTGGGCAAGATGCTTGTGTACCGCCACCGCATTGACGGGAATGTTCCTGACCCGCGCCACCGGCAGGACAGCCAAGGCATGACACGCCAGTTTTTCATCATCAAAACAGGAGCCGGCCCGGGCATCATCTGGCAGGACAAGAAGAGCCTGGAGATCCGCCTGACCCGCTTCAGTAGCGACCTGCAGAGCTCCGCCAGCATCACCCTGGCAATGGAACGGCCCGGCCGTCTGCTGGCAGCCTGCGCAGACCCCTCCGGCAACCTGTACTATCTGCTGGCCCGCG includes these proteins:
- a CDS encoding 4Fe-4S binding protein gives rise to the protein MVKATKARISQLLFLALFLLLFLQTEYRGHDQINAAVNSFFRADPLVLFSYLLAAKSWTWLLLPAVLMTLATLLLGRFFCGWICPLGTLLDLLTPKQRSTRPVPWLAGNLKYWLLLPLLSASLFNLNLAGLLDPIAILLRGMTFFFYPLLGLTAREGWVRLYGLIGEQRDSLAPAYGLLKNYLLPFRETLYPLAFVSALLLVLIILLERLETRAWCRHLCPLGTLLGWLGRFSPFKRIPPGLCGDCGQCRELCPTTFDQGGLNREECILCMECEQGCPNQRISFRPSWPLQLSEPVLPQRRLLLGGLAGGLLLAVPTRFRSPEKEAALLRPPGVRDEDDFLKKCVRCGECMKVCLKNALYPAAWQAGLDGIYTPLVIPRLGYCEYHCTLCGQVCPTGAIPNLAVEEKKRQVIGKAVFDKNHCLPFARRIDCIVCEEHCPIPDKAIRSREVRVMGLDGVMKTVKEPYVVEEICNGCGICENVCPVETRAGIKVHAVRNRAPITETASGQLGY
- a CDS encoding DUF362 domain-containing protein; the protein is MDRRTFIKSAGAATVLAPVLVQELLAATEMSLVAVAEGTDYPAITRKAINAVGGMKRYVKAGDLVVVKPNMGWDRSPEFAANSHPLVVRAVVEECLAAGARKVKVFDHTCNDPRRCYVNSGIEKALKGLKGVECKQIEPERFRMTALKGQFLKEWELYDEALAANVFINLPVAKHHGLSRLTLGLKNIMGVMGGNRGFTHRNLAVALADVNSHLRSHLTIIDATRILTAHGPQGGNLADVKVLNKVIASADIVAADAYATTLFGLKPADIAVTVAAHKRGLGQMNLDRIKVVKA
- a CDS encoding YeeE/YedE thiosulfate transporter family protein; the encoded protein is MTNQERPWSPYLAGALSGLVSIGSVWFVGKYFGASTTFVRTAGLLEKTISPERVAQMEYFLKEVPKVDWQTMFVVGIFAGALIASIRDASFRYQAVPPLWERRFGPSVIKRGVVAFLGGTVAMFGARLADGUPSGHGLSGSLQLAVSGYISLACFFIGGIIMARMLYGGGDQ
- a CDS encoding YeeE/YedE thiosulfate transporter family protein codes for the protein MNDLFYGLITGLLFGFLLQKGRVLRYDKQLGALLLKDMTIIKFMLSSVIVAMVGTYLLLDLGLVKLSIKTTILGANIIGGITFGLGWGLLGYCPGTSAGALGEGRWDALWGIAGMLLGAALYAEAFPAMKATVLTWGNLGKITLPQVLGVNHWLIIVPLVAGTLLLFRWLEKKGL
- a CDS encoding phosphate-starvation-inducible PsiE family protein; this encodes MNDENKNIIQFLKQFDHVIILIITCAMALVLILATLDLLWLIAKDIIESGLLLKIDQLLEIFGLFMLVLIGVELFESVFKSYLQQEHTLRVELVIAVAIIAVSRKVIIIDWKEYESSTMFAAAALIISLCAGFFLMRTRRQLPATTEDQS
- a CDS encoding B12-binding domain-containing radical SAM protein, with translation MLLIFPPIAKACEPPAGIARLAGVLKANKIPCRLWDANLEGQLWLLEQQPEADDTWTGRAWRSRQNHLAALRDRRTYANPGRYATAVNDLNRLLLMAAKPLQAEVGLADYRQADLTPVRSKDLLQAAARPELSPFFPFFQERLPGLLDGISTVGISLNFLSQALCSFSLIGLIRQQYPQIMIVAGGGLVSSWLSRPDWQNPFGDLIDQLISGPGERPLLELLGHNTSYCNSLPDYQQLPLQQYLSPGLILPYSTASGCWWNRCSFCPERAEGSRYLPLPTSQVLAELQQLVQRYQPTALHLLDNALSPALLQGLIRQPPGAPWYGFVRFERQLTDPQFCHALKQSGCVMLKLGIESGDQAVLDRLHKGIELEMAGLILENLRAAGIAVYGYLLFGTPAEDEAAARRTLAFVQQHHAALTFLNLAIFNMPLFGDEVPAYETELFYEGDLSLYTGFRHPSGWGRGEVRRFLRQEFSRPPEISAIIRRDPPLFTSNHAGLFCCCASTAADAQQQRQD
- a CDS encoding B12-binding domain-containing radical SAM protein — protein: MNLHLVTLHAMPSAQAVPLAAAFLKAYLDRSPALQGKVAVTSAEFFCGTPLEQLVASIKEQQPDIVGLPVYVWNRLECCKLITLLRQQFPNLLLIAGGPEATADPARLLAEAPFDLLVVGEGELTAAELLERRLAGASLQGLPGTAQLMNDELQVIPRAQIEDLALLPSPYLAGLLDRHIENGMVWQLSRGCPYACEFCYDGMGDRKVRRYPLDRMEQELAYLVERGASQIFALDSTFNTDKKRAKHLLRLIRETAPGVHFHFEVRHELLDKEQAQLFAQLTCSVQIGLQSADPAVAGGVGRAFNRDEFTAKVMLLNDSGATFGFDLIYGLPDDCFDKFREGLNFALSLYPNHLDIFPLAVLPGTKVAHKAAAIGMRHLPGPPYTLLESPTFPLADMARARQLGSASDIFYSRGKAVAWFNGVARGLKLKPVELLERFADWLQQRMGRMPDEAELEDQQIWQLQRQFLTNLFDERKAQKLLPAALDCVDYHYAYGVALMAVPPIPPDDDQLLQLDLLKMKLIRASSLTLLPFHYEILDILDSGEPDLAWITKQLKQTGSWAAVYPAHGEVCTESLIKPYFRLLEELDGNRTSGVIAKQLRIPADEALEFLQFAMAEGMVTGE
- a CDS encoding PilZ domain-containing protein, with product MPLLDHPIIVISVNDDTRAALATSLHAFDVEIATCATFLEAEDLALKSLYCGILVDLPSIVKAKGEEKIVACSLTGFFPTLRVRVMGTMLIPMTMPGAAKQENSLNDFINRACYNFTARQLRAHHRHVIGISVATRFGDTETRAFTLDISWGGAFIVDFNPERFSIGDELTVFFQEPGCEIKATVRWKQSWGLRHAPGIGVHFHELTPCLSEFLLRLLKHAKDHDRDRLVA